TTCAGAGTTAGGCCTCCGAATCCGAGGGCCCGTTTCCTGCGCTGGCACTAGCCATGTTCTGAAAAGGAGAGACACTAATTGCAGCCTGTAAGCGCGTACGCGGATGTCCCCTTTGTAACTACAGCCTTACCTGAGTGGCCAGGAGTTTCTGCCAGTCAGGCTGCAGGTAGAAGACAACCCCTCTCCAGGCTCCAGGCAGCGTGGCCCCTCGTACTAACAGGATAAAGAGTATGATGTAAGGGAATGTGGCAGTCACCCATACCACCTGTTAGAGAAAACACGAGGACAGTGTTTGCCAGGGGGCTGACGGAGGGAAACTGAAATGATGAGAGTGGCACAGTGCATGGAATGAACAGTAATACTGAGACTCATGACACCTTTCATTCAACGTGCTTTACAAAGGCAATCGCTGTCTTTTATCAAAGGAGAAAATACATCCCACAGTCGCTAGATGACATGCCCAACATCCTGCAGTGAATCAGTAGCAGAGCTAAGATATAGCAACCAGAACTTCAGACTCTCATTTGCCTCCTCTTAGCACCTGGGCCACGTTGCCTTCCCTACTGCCAACGCCCTCCAGTGCCCACCCAGGGCTCCTTTTTAAATTCCCCTTTGTTAAACATCAGTGCAAATAGGAAAACACGTGGGCCATTTCCAAGCAGACCTACTAGCTTCCTTTCTCTAGTTCTGCATACGGCCTCTCTCCTTCCATCTCCCTCGCCCTCTGATGAAGTGTGTTTAGACAAGAGTTATACACCAACTCGCTGCTGACGGTGTATAAACTAGTTTACTCAGCATCACGGGTCTCACTGCCCCACCGATACTTATACATTCTCCTCTCAGGCAGTCAGCTCTGGTTTCTGACGCCAGGTTTGCTGGCGCTGTGTCAATAAACAGGTGACAGGCACATTGCTTAATCATTTCCCATTGCTGTGCATGGTGCCATCTTTAACTGCTGTGTCAGCTTAGCCAGGTGAAAAGAGTCCTATGTCCACATTCCATTTCCAGCTCCGCTGCTAACGGAGTGAGCCAGAGCTAAGTCACTGATGCTGGAGTTTTGAGAAGGGCCGAGCACCTCACCTGCGACCCCTGTGGCCACATTTGCAGAGCTGCTGAGTTGTCAGCTCCAGAGGAAGAGACTCGGAAATGCACAAGCTCAGCACCCTGGGAAGTCGGGCCCTGCCTGTCTCAGACGATGCATGTCTCAGACTTGGCCCAGTTTGCTGACCCACCTCAAAATATTCATCTTAACCTTTCTGCCCTGCAGCATCCCctcctgtaaaatgggaacagcaGCACCAAGCTTTGGAAAGTGATGGGAGCTCCTCACATAGGAGGTGACCTGTCTGTGGAAAGATTTATTATTAGAGGTGGCACCTTTGTAAATCGGAgctctctggtcaggcaacatccatgattcaaagggaccatggatgttccaggatcagagagtcccggttcACTGAGGGGGAtagaggggccaggagccaggcgcTATGTAAGGGGGAGCAatgcacagcccagctgggctgcaagaGGGTCTGGGAACCAGcgtgtggcccagctgggctgcatggtAGGGTCCAGGAGCCTTGGGGGAGGGCTAGAATGGGGGAGTGGCACCAGAGGGCccagaaatgatctcccctggtctggcgaTTGTAAATGTAAATTTGTATTAAGCAGCCCTGGATTGGTAACATGATTTGCTCTGACAGAAGACAGCAAGGCCCATCTGTAGAAAAAGAAACAGTGGAACTGTGGTTCAACAGAGCAGTAATCTGAGATTACCCTCCACACCCATGCACACCCCCTGGATCGGATGATCCAGAACAGCAACCCAACAGATGGGTAGCCTCTATTATATGGACTATGGTGGCACTCACTGCACGGTACATGTGCACGACTTTCCAGGCCCTGTCGTAAAGACGATCTAAGCTTCCTTTCTCCCACGTTAATAGGCTGCTTCAGACACGCTGCAGAAATGATGCTCTCCCAAGCAAGTTCCTCTTGCTTTTGCATTCACCTTGCCAGATGTTTTGACCCCTTTCCAGATGCTGAAGTACACAATAGTGAAAATCAACATCAAGCAGAGAGTCAGTTGCCAGCTAATGCCTCCTAGATCATCCAGCCCTTTGGACCTTTGCACCTGGAGAACGTGGCGGCTAAAACAGGAGAGAAAAGCACATTGTTAATGTTTGTGTAACCAACACAGAGTGCTTTGGCTCTAAGTCACGAGAGGAgagacacccccacacacacataccaacATCTGCATTAATTTTAATCCCTAGACAGTTTAGAAAAAGGCCTGTGGTTGATAAATCTCCCTGTTgccctataaaaaaaaaaaaaccaccctgcaTTTCTACCTCGCTTTCTGATATCACTGTCTCCACTTACATGCACTTACGTGTAAAATTCTTCTGCTGGGGAGATGGAGTGTGGAGTCCAGGTAACGCTGGTGTTGGTGAAATAATTGGTGCAGTTGCCTGTATTCCAAGCATTTTTGCAGCTAGTCCATGGCAGCTCCGCCGTGAAGGATGAAACGAGGTAGTAGAGGGCCCAAGCCATGATGGTATTGTAGTAAGAGGCAATATAGAAAGCTATGATGCAGATGGTAAAGCCAATTCCTGGGACGGCAGGAAACAGTTATGTGAGTGCTGGCCCCATAGAGCAGGTAAACGACAATCAGTGAGACACCCAATCAGAGAGCAGACATGTCCCATTCCCGCCCTTTTTCTAGAACTCTGTGGGGTCTTCAGAAAGTGTGtatggggaaagggggggggggaggatttgcCCAAACCACGCTTCAGAAAAGCATCCCAGTTCTAAACAGAACCTGCATAACAGCTGTCCTGACTCAGGTCCCGGTCTCTGGAATTTTGACTGGGATGCATATTCCCCACGTCTTCCTtccccacaaacaaacaaacgaagtTGGAAGGAAATCCAGCTCTGGTTCTGAAGGCCAGGATAACAAGCGTATGACAGATACTCTAGCATCACTGCTAGCAGAGATGGTGGAGAGAAGTGAGATGAAGCTGTAGGGTCATTTGTTTAAAAGATCTCTCTTGGGCACAGAAAGAATGGATTTGCAATATTCTTCCCAGCCCGCATTTCCAATACCATTTCAaatattaaaaatggaaaattttgGAAAGTTCAAATGACTTTCACCATTACGATGGTCTATATATGACTTTCACCATTATGATGGTCTATATATGACTTTGCATTTTTTTTGGCTTGGGACAGTGAAGGAGTGGTTTGTTTCTAGTCAGTTTCCCTTCCTGGCTTTTGTACACTAGCACAAGTCTGCATCTGCCAGGTTGGAAAACAATTTGGGCACTGTGTATGTCTAGAGCACAATTTTACCTTGTTTTCTCAAAGTACATGATTTCTAAAAGTGATTGCTGCTAGGTGTTAGGAAAGCTTGTTTTATAGAACCGAAATGGGGGGCCTAAACCGTTTGAGATTAACCCTTTGCGTTATCTCTTATGTTCAGTAATTGTTCTACCCTTATAGAAAATCCCTGGAGGAGCATAGTACGTTTCCCATTCCCCTTACTACCTTTGAAAATAGGACAAATTTTCCTCCAAATTGAGATACAGCCATTCCTGTGGTACTGGCCCAGGGCTAGCTCCATGTAAAATAGAGGGATGCCTCCAAAGATGGCCATGATCGTGTATGGGATGAGAAACGCTCCTGCAAGGAAGGAAGGACATGACTGTAGCTTGTCGTGGATAGTATCAACACTTcataaagaacagttcttcatGTGCTGCAACCACTGAAGTTCAGCAGTAAAACCCCAGGTGCCCCCTGATCTCAAGAGGTCAGTCCAGTCAAACGTACATGTAATGTCACACTGAACAGAACTCACAAAAAGTGGGCTTACTCCTGAAGGGCTAGGTCGTGACTCCTCTGCTCTCGCTTGTGGGAAGTTACTCACATGACTAGTCCCATCATCTTCAACAGGGTTACACATGTGAGGAACTGCTCACCACTGGCTCTGGCAGCTGTCTCGATGGACAATGCCATAAGCACAAAAACAGTTAAATTACTGCCTGTCGTGCTGGAGCATCACAAACGACTAAGAGTCCAATTCTCAAGTGCCACAGGTAACGCTCCCGAGCCACCGCTGTAAGGTCACAATCTGGCTCTAAGTTTCCAGTGGGATGAAGTTCTGAAAGATTGCAAGATTGTCTCCTCCCAGACTTTGGTACCCAAGATTTtaggaaattaggaaaaacttcctactgtctggggctatgtctagactacggagtttttctgtGATACCGGAAGTCGTCCAGGAGTTCAtgcagggaacacgtctgctcttctgcaaaaatgtccgaagagcagatgtgctctttcagaagccctgtcttcctcgtgccATGAAAAAGgaaggctcttccgaaagaggaagtttttccgaaatttggcccagtgtagacaggccaaattttggaaaagcctcttccgacaaaactatcggaaaaatgcatacctttttccgataaaaagcggcagtctagacatagcctgggcagtgaaaccctggaataaattgcttaggggggttgtggaatctccatcactggagatatttcagaggaggttggacagacacctgtcagggatgagcttggtgcttggtcctgccatgagggcagggggctagtctcgatgacctcttgaggtcccttccagttctatggttctaagaTTTTATTCACTCCCATTGATGCAGGAtggagcaaaaaataaaataatttcttccTCTGATACACTGCCTAGATGCATGATGGGGACACAGATACTTCTTCAGCTCTCTCACTGGTTACAACCACTGTTTGACCGTAGCACTGAAATTATATTGCTTAGTCTGAATTTAAATGTTTCTGGGGATTGGGCGTCTCACTCTTTTCCCTTGTCCAACTGATCTCATGGTCAGGACGCTTTGCCTAATGAGTAGTCGACATTTTCCTTCTGTTCTTTCCTTATGTTCAGCCTGTGCTTTCTAGCTGTACTGGCTCTTGCATCATTCTAGAGAATGTCTCTCCCCCCCTTCGAGTGTAGAACTCTCAACTGTTAGTTGATGCATATGTCCTGACTCTAAACATAGTTTGTTCTTTTCATCTCTCTCTCGAATCAGTCTCTCTTGCCCCGTAAACTTAGGAGACCAGTTGTAAACATTAACTTGAGCCATAGACCCGAACCACTGATACCCAAAGAAGCCAGAAGAGAAGGCTGGACACTCACCTCCTCCATTTTGGTAGCATATATAAGGAAATCGCCACACGTTGCCCAGATCCACAGCATAGCCAATGACCGAGAGAAGAAAGTCCATTTTTTTGCTCCAGGTCTCTCTTTCCTCCAGCTCCATCAGCTGCGGCTGAGCCTCCATGCCACAAGTGGTGGAAGTAGTGGTGgtagtggtggcagctggggcAGTGCATGGGCCGTCTCCTTCTCCTATTCCATTGCAAGGCACTGGGCTCTGAACCACGGAGTAGCCATTGGAGATCTGACCTGCTGCTTCTTTCTCTCCCTGGCTCAGGTGGGCCTTATTCCCGTCCTCCACCAGCTGCAGGGAGGAGTTAGGGGTCCTGAGCAGGAGTCCATTTTCTGTGCAGTCTTCTCCTGCCGTGCAGTCCAAGGGCTCTTTCTTAGAACTAAGAAGCTGGGTCTCAGGGCTGGATGACTTCTCCATTCTGCTGGTTAACAGCTGGTGCTGCTGCCCATTTGTGAGTGACCTGGCTCAGAATCCCTTTGTGTCAAGTGGCTGCTTGAAGCTCTGTCCTTCCCGGGCCGCTGGGTCCTCACCAGTCTTCACGCGCACTGGACTGCAGACATGCACAGCttcaaagaagcagaaaaaagggTTGGACACTGTTACAACGGCTGTGGGTGCTGGCAGCTGTACTGGGATAGCACCACAGGTATGGCGAGGACAACGCATTAttgataaatatatatattttacagcctgtctgtctgtctgttcaagaaccccCCCTAAGAGCTGGGACCACAAATGTGCTatgcagcatcctcttctctgAACTTGCAGCACTCAGGGCTCGGTTGTgcaggacaactggaagccccaggaaaagggcTGTTTTCCATAatgtgcaaagggaggggctgctgtttggagggactCAATAAGAGAgtggcccccagagctggggctccaCAGACTTGCCTGTGAGCACACCAGGTAGCCCCGCCACCCATGCCCCAAACCCTTCGCCCTCTCCCTGGCCCTTGGCTGCTGTGCcaaaggggaggaggagatttAAAAaagcccctggtggctggggagtgcgggcggggggagaaaacactcctggtggtgggggaggggaagctgaggcGAGAGAAAACGccctggtggcaggggagggctggaggagagaAAAGGCCTGTGCCAGATGGGACACACCCCGaactcctcctcaacccccactcTTGCACCTCCTATCCCCAGCCTCCTGCGCTGTCCCCCCCACATACCTAaagtcctgccctgactcctgcacccccacaccgccagccccaTGCCCCGAAGGACCTGGGAATGCTACCTCTTCTAGTCTTGAAATAAAACTACCCCAAAAGAGATAAGTACCAGTTAGGGGCTAAGCCTAGAATGTCTCAAATGGAGGAGAACCACAGAGAAAACAGGGTGGGGGAAACCCACAGAGAACAGGAGTGGAGCCACTCCATGGAGCCACCAATTTGTGACCTCTACACTGCGGGATCTGTGCAGCGAGTTCCCCAGTCCAGCCTGTTCCCGAGTTCATCTGGCACATGTGCCGGACCAGGCTCACTGCATTCCTGGGGAGGcaccgcccagcctggccctgccctccctcccttccttgtgTGACAATCAGGGACCTCCGGCCAGACTCGCACAACGGGGGACAGAATTCGCAGCCTCCATTTTCCTGTTCACACTTGTAGCCCCTGACTTCTAGCTGTACTGGTGGAGGCGCTTCCATCCCTAAGGAAGAGAGAGCCCGTGCTACTTAAAATAATTTGCAACTGGGTAGAGATTTGTTAGGGTAGTCACACCTCTCCAGCAACCTCACCCCCGATTTCTTGTAAAACCAGCCACAGGTGGCAGACCCAagaggtgtaggaggaggttgAGCTAAGTAGCCAAGTGGCCAGGCACGTATCTGAAGTACAGACTTTCTTAGGTCTGTTGAGGTTCCGTGCAATGTTCATAAGTGGGAGGACGGTTAGGGCTTGTGCGTTCCAAGCTGAGGGAACGTCTCTCATGGACAACACAGTGGCAATTTGCAAATAGTGTCTCCCCAAGAGCAGTGGAGCATTCCTCCTGTCCTTTGCGCGGGGTCTTCCTGGCtccctttttgtttattttcatttcctgttttcatttcattttcctttgttttcattTCCTGAGAAGCTAGCTCAAAACGAGCAAGATTGTCACAGCCCTTGCTTGACCCTTCGAGACAGTAACCCCGGCCCCACGCTCCtcgactacgtctagactggcatgattttgcggaaatacttttaacggaaaagtttttccgttaaaagtatttccgcaaaagagcgtctagattggcacagatgcttttgcacaaaaagtgtttttgcgcaaaagcatccgtgcccagtatagacgcgcttttgcgcaagaaagctctgatggccattttagccatcgggctttcttgcgcaaaaaattaaggtgcttgtctacactggccttcttgcgcaagtattcttgcacaagagggcttatccctgagcgggagcgtcaaagtatttgcgcaagaagcactgattttgtacattacaaagtcagtgctcttgcgcaaattcaagcggccagcgtagacagctggcaagtttttgcgcaaaagcagtcacttttgtacaaaatcttgccagtctagatgcacccctaatGTTTGACTCCAGCCAGAGGATGATGACTCCAGCCAGAGGATGCTCAGATCAGACTCCCCATTGCAAGGCAGGGGCAAGAAGTGGAAGGAGCCCTGGCATCacctccctttcctcccactTGCTCTCCAGGATGCCCTAGGGGGAGCCAGGTGCTCCAGGAGAAGGAGGAACCGTATCTcccttggggcaggagggagcgggAGAGAATCTGTGACTTCGTTCTCTCGTCCGCTGCAGGGGTGATGCAACTGTGCTCCACTACAGGCTCAGAGGAGAGGTTATGGGGGCAATTTAGCCCTCGTATTGCAGGTTCCTTGGGTCGTGGACTTTGTCTTCTTTCTGCCTGTCAGCTGCTGCGCACACCCCTGCCCGCCgttttatacacacacagagtAATCGTCGCGTGGCACCTCTCCTTTCCAAAGCCCTGCCCTTGCTAACAATTACCATAACCCCCAGCCCGAGGTGTAAGCACACCCTCCATCCCATCCATGGGAAAACAAAAGCAGGGGGGTGAACGGGAGGCAGGGAGCCATCAAACCCATGACCTGCAACCCAGTTTTGTGCCGGACGATGAAAGTTCTGTCAACTGGTGGAAGGACGCAAGAGGAAAAAGGTGTGTCGTCAAGCAAGAAGTCAC
The nucleotide sequence above comes from Pelodiscus sinensis isolate JC-2024 chromosome 21, ASM4963464v1, whole genome shotgun sequence. Encoded proteins:
- the SLC6A4 gene encoding sodium-dependent serotonin transporter is translated as MEKSSSPETQLLSSKKEPLDCTAGEDCTENGLLLRTPNSSLQLVEDGNKAHLSQGEKEAAGQISNGYSVVQSPVPCNGIGEGDGPCTAPAATTTTTTSTTCGMEAQPQLMELEERETWSKKMDFLLSVIGYAVDLGNVWRFPYICYQNGGGAFLIPYTIMAIFGGIPLFYMELALGQYHRNGCISIWRKICPIFKGIGFTICIIAFYIASYYNTIMAWALYYLVSSFTAELPWTSCKNAWNTGNCTNYFTNTSVTWTPHSISPAEEFYTRHVLQVQRSKGLDDLGGISWQLTLCLMLIFTIVYFSIWKGVKTSGKVVWVTATFPYIILFILLVRGATLPGAWRGVVFYLQPDWQKLLATQVWVDAAAQIFFSLGPGFGVLLAFASYNKFHNNCYQDALVTSTVNCMTSFVSGFVIFTVLGYMAEMRNEDVSEVAKDTGPSLLFITYAEAIANMPASTFFAIIFFLMLLTLGLDSTFAGLEGVITAVLDEFPHFWGKRREWFVLGLIIACFLGSLTTLTFGGAYMVKLFEEYATGPAVLTVVFLESIAVAWFYGITQFCSDMKEMLGFTPGWYWRICWVAISPIFLLFIICSFMSSPPDLRLFDYNYPYWTTIVGYCIGTSSVICIPIYMVYRLIITPGTLKERILKSITPETATEIPFGDIRMNAV